The genome window caattgccaaagaacacatcaactggcctaaagagaaatggaggaacattttttggaatgatgagagtaaaattgttctttttgggtccaagggccacaggcagtttgtgagacgacccctaaactctgaattcaagccacagtacacagtgaagacagtgaagcatgcatcatgatatgggcatgtttctcctactatggtgttgggcctatttatcgcataccagggatcatggatcagtttgcatatgttaaaatacttgaagaggtcatgttgccctatgctgaagaggacatgcccttgaaatggttgtttcaacaagacaatgacccaaaacacactagtaaacgggcaaagtcttggttccaaaccaacaaaattaatgttatggagtggccagcccaatctccagaccttaatccaattgagaactcgtggggtgatatcaaaaatgctgtaaaaccaagaaatgtaaatgaattgtggaatgttgttaaagaatcatggagtggaataacagctgagaggtgccacaagttggttgactccatgccacacagatgtcaagcagttttaaaaaactgtggtcatacaactaaatattagtttagtgattcacaggattgctaaatcctagaaaaaaaaatgtttgtacaaaatagttttgagtttgttcagtcaaaggtagacactgctatttttttgaacacacccctttcggCTGGTTGCCCAGTTGCACAGCCTTGAGGGCGTGCGTGTCATGGGTGCTGGGTCTTGCTTGTTTTCTGGGGATCTGCTGAGCCTACTGGtggcttgtttgccacgtagcaataaaaaatatattaaaaaccttgattattctggttagtcacattgtactgctattattttgaacaagactgtacatGACCCTCTTCCtcttgtacacacacacacacacacacacacacacacacagacacacacacacaaaatgttgTTATTCCTCAATGTGCTTCAGCTATATTACTGAACTCGCGGAGCGAATCAAGATCAAATCCCCATCATCTCCATCAGAAGAAGATGATGTGGCAGGCGAGGAGGATTATAATTTTGTGTGCTTTTTCCCATCATTTGTCTGGTGTGTGAGGGATTTCACCTTGGAATTAGAAATTGCTGGAAAGCAAGTGACAGAGGATGAATACCTCGACTTTGCCCTGACTTTAAAACATGGTATGTCTGGCAGTACCATCTTTTCACCCACAAAATGCTGCTGTGCTTTGATTCAAATCCAATATCAGCAGTGATGGATGTTAGTCTGAAATGCTTTATCACACACATCATGCATCAGTATTTCCTGTTTGTGCTATAGATGACCAATTCAGTTTAATGCAGTTGATTTATTAAGGGTTGTCTTCTGAACAATCTTTTTAGGTAGAAGCAAAACCATCAGTGACTACAACCTGCCTCGTGAATGTATCCGGAGTTATTTCCCTTCCCAGAAGTGTTTCGTTTTCCTATCTCCAGCCTCAGTGGAAAACATGAAGTTTTTAGAGAACCTAGAAAAGCAGGACCTTGAACCAGCTTTCCTGGAGGCCACAGGCCGTTTCTGTGAATACATCTTTGCAGAGAGCGCTGTGAAAACACTGAAAGGGGGTCACCAAATTACTGGGAAAAGTAAGTGTTTTATCAAATTACATCTATATTGAGTATGTCCACAATAACAGCATCACAAACTTATTGATCTTTGTCTTAATGGCTGAAAATACAATGGGGCATGAAGTCTACTTTTAACAGTTTTTTGTATGTGTGATTTTAGTGTTTGGTGATCTGGCTCAGATTTATGTAGACACAATCAGCAGTGGTCAGGTGCCCTGTCTGGAAGATGCAGTGGTTGCTCTTGCAAATCTAGAGAACCAGGCAGCTGTTGAAGAAGCTTTAAAAGTTTATAAGAGTGGCATGGAAGAGGTAAGACACACATTTTGATTGTATACACCCATTCACCCTTTAACTCACTATGCTGCCCGTTTTTTTTCTAATGTAGTAATATTTTACAATAATTGAAATTCACTCAGCAATTAAAATGTTTCCTGCTGTACCAACTATGACCATTTTTTGGTCTGTAGCATATTTTGCAAGTGCAAATGAGGAAATTAATATAGAGACGTTCTCATGCAACTACAGAAATAGCTTTAAGCCTTGAAAGAGAAAATCTACAAATCTACAAAttcaaaaaaaatcactgtttACATGATGTGCACACATCAAGCATGTTCTTtctgatttattgcattttacacaaatggttttagtgtcatgttttgtggggcACAACTGGCATCACTTGCATTCAGACAGTGATGAAATATCTGCAAGAAAAAGATAACTTAAGTAGCATTTCATTTACATTGTATttagaaaattgctcacttttACCATCCCTGTCTGTAAAAGTCTTTTTCAGTACTGAAAAGAGTGAGGAGAAGCATTTTACCCCATTTCAGgatagtaatttatttatttagtgctctaacacatcctgaagtttgacttctcagagtttttcaaaaaaagtaaattgagtttaaatgtgttacttttgtcccgctgctaatattgttgtatatgttgaaaatttgtattattctaatttgatttaatttcattttcatggTTTTCAAactccaacattttttttattctcaacaatttaagtttgtactgtttgtTGCTTTTGAAgcatttgataaaactaaaattttaaataaaaatgtaatttcattatttttttacaaagattaatgacaaaaaagtttgcagttacatattaacgaggtcatagtcatgtatatttaataaaaacatgtagggatgctccgatcaggatttttgcagccgataccgattaCCGATTTGtgatcttcgtgatcggccgatataccgattccgatttttttttaagctgatatgcaagctctttgatgactgtaactgttacaatttttctagataaagtaacaCCACAGaggttgcctttgttatattacttgcagaaattatatattactggtttaatagagactcaaataaataagtacaacaaatatttcttctgcaaagagatATTTAATATCTCTTTAGAAAGGTTTGTCTCctaaaagtaatgaaaataaaacacttcacagtctttactgtataaattaaatatacacgcattcgtgaATTATAACAGTTATTTAGTCAAGAGCgatttattgagagatgaattgggttactgcagctttaaaggaatattcaattttcttaaaagaaaaatccagataatttactcaccaccatgtcatccaaaatattgatgtctttctttgttcggtccagaggaaattgtgttttttggggaaaacattgcaggatttttctaattttgatggactttaatagaacccaacatttgaTGTTTGACTCAACACGTAGCAGTTTTTTtcagcggagtttcaaaggactataaacaatcccaaacgaggcataagggtcttatctagcgaaaagattgtcatttttgacaagaaaaataaaaaatatatacttttaaaccacaacttttcgtcaaggtccggtccagcgcgatctaacgtaaatgcgtagtgacgtagggaggtcacgtgttacatatataaaacgcacatttgcggaccattttaaacaataaactgccacaaagatattaattagtatcagttgacatacaacaacgtaggaacggtcctctttctcaacacatgtaaacactggggcggagtttcgcgttcgtcctctgtgacctcttgacgtgatgacgtattgcggtgacgtagtggggtcagctggcgcatcacgaccggatctacacgacgagaagttgtgctttaaaagtgtatatttgttatttttattgtcaaaaatgacaattgtttcgctagataagacccttatgcatcgtttgggattgtttatagtcctttgaaactccgttgaaaaaaactgttaagtgttgaattaagtattaaatgttgggttctattaaagtccattaaaagtagaaaaattctgcaatgttttcttcaaaaaacataatttcttctggactgaacaaagaaagacatcaacattttggatgacatggtggtgagtaaatgatctggatttttcttttaagaaaatggactaatcctttaagacctgacagagagagagattgctgtttgatggggatgtgaagacgcgtcgCGCTGTTGACCGAAGCgtgtcctcatagaaaatacgcataCCTCTGTGAAGGCAGAGAGAGAAATACAAATCTGCACGTCGCACATAAGCAACGGGTTGTAAAAATTCTCGCACTACGTAAAAATGTAtctaattgcagccgcattcaggatccttttgatgacaaaagtaaacagaaagttcggtttatgagatcggcagatttagcgagcacccatcgagtcatttaatgccattatcggtGATCCCGATCGGCGGcagatcgatcggagcatccctaaaaacatgtgtaacacaaaaatctatcttgtgttacaaacaaaacaagtaacaattcactactcatgtttaaagtgaaattacacagaagtcgttttacatattttcaaaattccacctggtattgatagaccacacttgtgggTTATTGACCACGgcaaaaatatatctttgtCTAAagcattatcttttaaaattaagtttttctgaaaaattgtactttcgcccctgctctcccctatgCAAGCAGCATGTTAAAGTCTAATTGTTTTCTAGGTGAAAAAGAAGTTTCCagtaaatgtgactgatgttaccCAAGAGCATCAGAGCGTCAGCAGTCTGGCCACATCTGAGTTCATTAAACGTTCCTTTAAAGATGACAATCAAGAGTACCTTAAGAAGTTGGAGGTGAGTTCTGGATATAAACTCACACAGTATGAATAAGTTAACAATGCAGCAATTATGCGGCAATGCATTCAAAAGCATGCAAAGGTTTTTTTTCTATGTGCACTACAGTACATTCACTAATACACATCTGCATATTTTcttatactgtactgtataaatTATTGAAAGCTcacattacatttacacatttagcagatgcttacAAGATATACTTACATGAGATTTTTTGTTCTCTTTGGATCGATctcatgacctttgcactgccaacacaatgctctaccaatccAGCTACAGGAACAGTTTAGGCGGCAGCACTGTAAATTAGacaaacttttgttaaaatatataataaataagacGGGGTTCATTGGTTTATGCTTTTTTAGTCACCACAAGGTTCAGAACCCTTGATGTAGTCAGATGTCTAAAAAGTAATTTGTGGGAGAAGTCAGGTGTGCAAGTTTTAGGCGTAggctattttagttgcctcaaaatatcaacgcgccaacaatgcgcctgaacacacatagttttcagaccagaatgcccatgggcgcaaaattggacGCCAATGCATTTTGGGCGCAAATGATAATTACGCAGAGTTGAacctagcaaaagacacttgcgttgtgcattgtgctgcattgtgccaggtgtatgatagggcccctGATGCTTCTCCAACAACATGCAcaacaagctgcttcttcttcaGCTTTGGCCTTGATACTGTAACATGCCCGTAGATATTGCCTATTAGTACACATGCACTTCGATGCCAACAATGACTATGAAGTTTAAATAAAGACTGATATAGAGGCTACGCTGTAGGTCTGATGCTAAAACTATAAACCACCCTAAGCTGACCACTAGTATGTGGTGagtatgtgtgtatttgtgttttgcGACTATTTAtatgtgtttgtatgtttatagGAAAATATAGGTCAATACTATGTAAACCTGTTGGGTGAGAATGAGAAGGCGTCAGACAAGAAGTGCAAAGAGCTGTTAAAGGATCTTTTCTTTGAAATGAGTGAACGACTGAAGAATGGAGAATACAGTAAGTGTGGAGGATATGAAGTCTACTGCAGCGACAGAGACGCCATCATTGAACAATACCACAGTGAACCAAACAAAGGAATCAGGGTAA of Misgurnus anguillicaudatus chromosome 2, ASM2758022v2, whole genome shotgun sequence contains these proteins:
- the LOC129442900 gene encoding guanylate-binding protein 1-like yields the protein MMSGPVCLIESDENGKFHVNKEAKDILDGINEPVVVVSVVGLYRTGKSYLMNRLAGQQSGFALGNTIESKTKGIWMWCITHPSKTGQTLVLLDTEGLGDIDKGDSKNDSWIFCLAVLLSSTLVYNSTGTIDNDAVQKLHYITELAERIKIKSPSSPSEEDDVAGEEDYNFVCFFPSFVWCVRDFTLELEIAGKQVTEDEYLDFALTLKHGRSKTISDYNLPRECIRSYFPSQKCFVFLSPASVENMKFLENLEKQDLEPAFLEATGRFCEYIFAESAVKTLKGGHQITGKMFGDLAQIYVDTISSGQVPCLEDAVVALANLENQAAVEEALKVYKSGMEEVKKKFPVNVTDVTQEHQSVSSLATSEFIKRSFKDDNQEYLKKLEENIGQYYVNLLGENEKASDKKCKELLKDLFFEMSERLKNGEYSKCGGYEVYCSDRDAIIEQYHSEPNKGIRAEAVLNEFMNERGPEANAILYTDEKLTKKEREVQEEREKKTLMEQKFKEEEEKRIESELMMEAEKKRQEDIIKQMEEKLNKEMEQRRKEMERALESKLREQEELLKKGFKEKSELLAHEIVKLQEEESSFGGVVGKFLCNIVDIVPNLLTGKGFKWR